A region from the Longimicrobium sp. genome encodes:
- a CDS encoding GlsB/YeaQ/YmgE family stress response membrane protein, producing the protein MGLTEILIWLLVGLVAGALASMVVGGIGYGLIGDIIVGIVGAFIGGWLFGALGISAGISGIAGQILVAFIGAVVLLLILRLLMGATRRRRL; encoded by the coding sequence ATGGGACTTACGGAAATCCTGATCTGGCTGCTGGTGGGGCTGGTGGCCGGCGCCCTCGCCTCGATGGTGGTGGGCGGCATCGGCTACGGCCTCATCGGCGACATCATCGTCGGCATCGTCGGCGCCTTCATCGGCGGCTGGCTCTTCGGCGCGCTCGGCATCTCGGCGGGGATCAGCGGCATCGCCGGGCAGATCCTGGTGGCCTTCATCGGCGCCGTGGTGCTGCTGCTGATCCTGCGGCTGCTGATGGGCGCCACGCGAAGGCGAAGGCTTTGA
- a CDS encoding low molecular weight protein-tyrosine-phosphatase: protein MAATEPTRVLFVCLGNICRSPLAEAVFRHEVEKRGLAESFEIDSAGTSGWHIGEPPDRRSTETARRRGVELTGKSRKVAPDDLRRFDYVVAMDTDNLEVVRSLQAATRGTAKVHLLREFEPAADALDVPDPYYGGPRGFEDVHDIVERACAGLLDHILAERGGR, encoded by the coding sequence ATGGCTGCGACGGAACCGACGCGCGTGCTCTTCGTCTGCCTGGGCAACATCTGCCGCTCGCCGCTGGCGGAGGCGGTCTTCCGGCACGAGGTGGAGAAGCGCGGGCTGGCGGAGTCGTTCGAGATCGACTCGGCGGGGACGTCGGGGTGGCACATCGGCGAGCCGCCCGACCGCCGGAGCACCGAGACCGCGCGCCGCCGCGGCGTGGAGCTGACGGGGAAGAGCCGCAAGGTCGCCCCCGACGACCTGCGCCGCTTCGACTACGTGGTGGCGATGGACACCGACAACCTGGAAGTCGTCCGCTCGCTCCAGGCCGCCACGCGCGGCACGGCGAAGGTGCACCTGCTGCGCGAGTTCGAGCCCGCCGCCGACGCGCTGGACGTGCCCGACCCCTACTACGGCGGCCCGCGCGGATTCGAGGACGTGCACGACATCGTCGAGCGCGCCTGCGCCGGGCTGCTGGACCACATCCTGGCCGAGCGCGGGGGCCGCTGA
- a CDS encoding DUF2188 domain-containing protein: MSKNQHVVPQQGKWAVREPGARTNTSVHGTQDEAIKAAREIARKYGSELVIHGRDGRIREKSSYGNDPHPPKG, translated from the coding sequence ATGAGCAAGAACCAGCACGTCGTGCCGCAGCAGGGAAAGTGGGCTGTTCGTGAGCCAGGCGCGAGGACGAACACGAGTGTGCACGGCACCCAGGATGAAGCGATCAAGGCCGCGCGTGAGATCGCCAGGAAGTATGGCTCGGAATTGGTGATCCACGGCCGCGATGGCAGAATCCGGGAGAAGAGCAGCTACGGGAACGATCCGCATCCCCCCAAAGGCTGA
- a CDS encoding zinc ribbon domain-containing protein, protein MSEIQFSDNYNDLSTDQGFQFEFYCEHCHDSWRSPFDRYAAGTAESVLGAAEGLFGGFFGTARNAISQVRGAGWSKARDAALRKAVEQAKEHFHRCPRCANHMCDNCWNEDEGTCISCVPRLDPELAAIRREAKLNRAREVAYASAEVSQADLQERVVSCRDCGAPVGRGKFCPECGTPTSLNRTCSGCSAEVPSSAKFCPECGAKA, encoded by the coding sequence ATGAGCGAGATCCAGTTCTCGGACAACTACAACGACCTGTCCACCGACCAGGGGTTCCAGTTCGAGTTCTACTGCGAGCACTGCCACGACTCGTGGCGGTCGCCGTTCGACCGCTACGCGGCGGGGACGGCCGAGAGCGTGCTGGGGGCGGCGGAGGGGCTGTTCGGCGGGTTCTTCGGCACGGCGCGCAACGCCATCAGCCAGGTGCGCGGCGCCGGCTGGTCCAAGGCGCGCGACGCGGCGCTGCGCAAGGCGGTGGAGCAGGCGAAGGAGCACTTCCACCGCTGCCCGCGCTGCGCCAACCACATGTGCGACAACTGCTGGAACGAGGACGAGGGCACCTGCATCTCCTGCGTGCCGCGGCTCGACCCCGAGCTGGCCGCCATCCGCCGCGAGGCCAAGCTGAACCGCGCGCGCGAGGTGGCGTACGCCAGCGCCGAGGTCTCGCAGGCCGACCTGCAGGAGCGGGTGGTGAGCTGCCGCGACTGCGGCGCGCCCGTGGGCCGCGGCAAGTTCTGCCCGGAGTGCGGCACGCCCACCTCGCTCAACCGCACCTGCTCCGGCTGCTCGGCCGAGGTGCCGTCGTCGGCCAAGTTCTGTCCGGAGTGCGGCGCGAAGGCGTGA
- a CDS encoding phytanoyl-CoA dioxygenase family protein, producing the protein MDDARDRLGELEERGYCVLPRRFARPLVDACRTAVWPVLLAHVERHEPNRGANRHFFPMPFEAPCFAPDFFFDDTVLGIVRGAMDDRVVADQWGCDVPLQGSGYQGVHADYARPLFGEAPDLSLPPYMLVVSFGLSRITRENGPIEIAPGTHRLPRAEAMRAVEAGEIQLRPVVLEVGDVLIRHPWALHRGTPNTTPVPRALVTIRYVRRWYADDSREVSAIPRAVWDALTAEQQRVMRFPVANA; encoded by the coding sequence ATGGACGACGCGCGGGACAGGCTCGGCGAGCTGGAGGAGAGGGGGTACTGCGTGCTTCCCCGGCGCTTCGCGCGGCCGCTCGTCGACGCCTGCCGGACGGCGGTGTGGCCCGTGCTGCTCGCGCACGTCGAGCGGCACGAGCCGAACCGGGGAGCGAACCGCCACTTCTTCCCGATGCCGTTCGAGGCGCCCTGCTTCGCGCCGGACTTCTTCTTCGACGACACGGTCCTGGGCATCGTCCGGGGCGCGATGGACGACCGCGTCGTCGCCGACCAGTGGGGATGCGACGTGCCGCTCCAGGGCTCGGGCTACCAGGGCGTGCACGCGGACTACGCCAGGCCCCTGTTCGGCGAGGCACCCGACCTCTCCCTGCCTCCGTACATGCTGGTGGTCAGCTTCGGCCTGTCGCGGATCACGAGGGAGAACGGCCCGATCGAGATCGCGCCCGGCACCCACCGGCTGCCGCGCGCCGAAGCGATGCGCGCGGTCGAAGCGGGCGAGATCCAGCTGCGGCCCGTCGTGCTGGAGGTCGGGGACGTGCTGATCCGGCATCCCTGGGCGCTGCACCGCGGCACGCCGAACACGACCCCGGTCCCCCGGGCGCTGGTGACGATCCGCTACGTGCGGCGCTGGTACGCCGACGACAGCCGCGAGGTGAGCGCCATCCCCCGCGCGGTCTGGGACGCGCTGACCGCCGAGCAGCAGCGCGTCATGCGCTTTCCCGTCGCGAACGCATAG
- a CDS encoding alkaline phosphatase family protein, whose translation MPPDRPQRALLVFLDGVGVGEGDPERNPFARAHLPNLRRLLGGRLPVADDLDAEGRIATDTAVLAVADATLGVPGVPQSGTGQTALLTGRNAAEAYGRHFGPWVPTALRDLLAAENLLSRAVAAGARAAFANAYPLAGVAADPRIFRRPAAPPLAARAAGVLTRDLPELAEGRAVASSITNEHWRARVGDALPDVAPAEAGRRLARIAADAEVTLFAHYDTDYVGHRGGMPGAVAALEKVDAFLGGLVEALPEDALLVVSSDHGNLEDVTGEHTRNPVPVLALGPGRDAVVERASRIDHVALGILTLLDFS comes from the coding sequence GTGCCGCCCGACCGCCCGCAGCGCGCGCTCCTGGTCTTCCTCGACGGCGTCGGCGTCGGCGAGGGCGACCCGGAGCGCAACCCGTTCGCCCGCGCGCACCTGCCGAACCTGCGCCGGCTCCTGGGCGGCCGCCTCCCCGTCGCCGACGACCTGGACGCGGAGGGCCGCATCGCCACCGACACCGCCGTCCTCGCCGTGGCGGACGCCACGCTGGGAGTGCCCGGCGTGCCGCAGAGCGGGACGGGGCAGACCGCGCTCCTCACCGGGCGCAACGCCGCGGAAGCCTACGGCCGCCACTTCGGCCCCTGGGTCCCCACCGCGTTGCGCGACCTGCTGGCCGCCGAGAACCTGCTGAGCCGGGCCGTGGCCGCCGGCGCGCGGGCCGCCTTCGCCAACGCCTACCCGCTCGCGGGCGTCGCCGCCGACCCGCGCATCTTCCGCCGCCCCGCCGCGCCCCCGCTCGCCGCCCGCGCCGCCGGCGTGCTCACCCGCGACCTCCCCGAGCTCGCCGAAGGACGCGCCGTGGCCTCGTCGATCACCAACGAGCACTGGCGCGCCCGTGTCGGCGACGCGCTCCCCGACGTCGCCCCCGCCGAGGCCGGCCGCCGCCTCGCCCGCATCGCCGCCGACGCCGAGGTGACGCTCTTCGCCCACTACGACACCGACTACGTAGGCCACCGCGGCGGCATGCCCGGCGCCGTGGCCGCCCTGGAGAAGGTCGACGCCTTCCTCGGCGGCCTGGTCGAGGCGCTCCCCGAGGACGCGCTCCTGGTCGTCTCCAGCGACCATGGCAACCTGGAAGACGTCACCGGCGAGCACACGCGCAACCCCGTCCCCGTGCTCGCCCTCGGCCCGGGACGCGACGCCGTGGTCGAGCGCGCGTCGCGGATCGACCACGTCGCCCTTGGAATCTTGACACTTCTGGACTTTTCGTGA
- a CDS encoding DUF4160 domain-containing protein, whose product MGRVDCVSWPGCKCWFWPKDHREPHFHVKSAGEWEIRVFFGEEPPWYDVLWQVHEIPGKKLRRFLEEVAENRQKLFEEWDAKVQEQDP is encoded by the coding sequence ATGGGCCGTGTCGACTGCGTAAGCTGGCCCGGATGCAAGTGCTGGTTCTGGCCAAAGGACCACCGAGAGCCGCACTTCCACGTCAAGTCTGCGGGCGAGTGGGAGATCCGCGTGTTCTTCGGTGAAGAGCCGCCGTGGTACGACGTCCTGTGGCAGGTCCATGAAATCCCGGGGAAGAAGCTGAGGCGCTTTCTCGAAGAGGTTGCCGAAAACCGTCAGAAGCTCTTCGAAGAGTGGGACGCCAAAGTCCAGGAACAGGATCCCTGA
- a CDS encoding transglycosylase SLT domain-containing protein, with translation MQFRTALPVALLVGSVLGAALTATGGSSPVRAGERSGLISTALVREAAAATTSARWDIPMTRNASVEHFVDVLTGSQADEMARYLKRSGRYEAMIRAKLRARGMPEDLVYLSMIESGFNPNARSRVSAVGLWQFMAGTARDYGLRVDGYVDERRDPEKSTDAALRHLRDLYGEMGSWYLAAAAYNGGSGRVGRAMKAGLGRQQGRDADFWRIRHRLPKETRDYVPLMLAAALIGKEPQKYGLGKVERWLPLEYETVRVPGGTDLDVVARAIGVEEKDLARLNPHLVKKMTPPGSKPYPVRIPAGRGERYAGAVEGIRREAEARAAERARAERVAEAKRAEERRAEVRRSAARRTSSARTHTVRRGESLWTIARRNDTTVKAIQRANGLGARSRIRPGQKLRIPR, from the coding sequence ATGCAGTTCAGGACGGCATTGCCGGTCGCCCTTCTCGTGGGGAGCGTGCTCGGCGCGGCGCTGACCGCCACGGGCGGCTCCAGCCCGGTCCGCGCCGGCGAGCGCTCCGGCCTCATCTCCACCGCCCTGGTGCGCGAGGCCGCCGCCGCGACGACGTCGGCGCGGTGGGACATCCCCATGACGCGCAACGCCTCGGTCGAGCACTTCGTGGACGTGCTCACCGGGTCGCAGGCCGACGAGATGGCCCGCTACCTCAAGCGCTCCGGCCGCTACGAGGCCATGATCCGCGCCAAGCTGCGCGCGCGGGGGATGCCCGAGGACCTGGTCTACCTCAGCATGATCGAGTCGGGGTTCAACCCCAACGCCCGGTCGCGCGTGAGCGCCGTGGGCCTCTGGCAGTTCATGGCCGGCACCGCGCGCGACTACGGCCTGCGGGTGGACGGCTACGTCGACGAGCGGCGCGACCCCGAGAAGTCCACCGACGCGGCGCTGCGCCACCTGCGCGACCTGTACGGCGAGATGGGCTCGTGGTACCTGGCGGCGGCCGCGTACAACGGCGGCTCGGGCCGGGTGGGGCGGGCCATGAAGGCCGGCCTGGGGCGCCAGCAGGGGCGCGACGCCGACTTCTGGCGCATCCGCCACCGCCTGCCGAAGGAGACGCGCGACTACGTGCCGCTGATGCTGGCCGCCGCGCTCATCGGCAAGGAGCCGCAGAAGTATGGGCTGGGGAAGGTGGAGCGCTGGCTCCCGCTGGAGTACGAGACCGTGCGCGTCCCCGGCGGCACCGACCTGGACGTGGTGGCCCGCGCCATCGGCGTCGAGGAGAAGGACCTGGCGCGGCTCAACCCGCACCTGGTGAAGAAGATGACCCCGCCGGGGAGCAAGCCGTACCCGGTGCGCATCCCCGCCGGCCGCGGCGAGCGCTACGCCGGCGCCGTCGAGGGCATCCGCAGGGAGGCCGAGGCCCGCGCCGCCGAGCGCGCCCGCGCCGAGCGGGTGGCCGAGGCCAAGCGCGCCGAGGAGCGCCGCGCCGAGGTCCGCCGCTCCGCCGCCCGCCGCACCAGCTCGGCCCGGACGCACACCGTCCGCCGCGGCGAGTCGCTGTGGACGATCGCCCGGCGCAACGACACCACGGTGAAGGCCATCCAGCGCGCCAACGGCCTGGGCGCCCGCAGCCGCATCCGCCCCGGCCAGAAGCTCCGCATCCCCCGCTGA
- a CDS encoding phospholipase D-like domain-containing protein, whose translation MSDPIREASLPAPLPALPDEPRALRAPGHPAAMRTLVRYAERAMVRASDALQVRGNTARLLVDGSRAFPAWLEAIGRAERWVHLENYILRPDKTGRLFRDALCEKAREGVPVRLLYDWFGCWATPRRFFRPLKEAGVDVRAFAPPQLQNPLSFLRRDHRKVLAIDGEYASVTGMCIGDEWAGDPELGILPWRDTGVDFRGPVVAVLDRAFARTWEAAGAPLPPDEIPDPAQVERVGDVGVRVVEGEPGKSRIYRLSQFVAVGVERRFWITDPYFVLPPAMAEALAAAARDGVDVRVLVPAYNNWPIVGGMSRAGYRPLLEAGVRIFEWEGPMIHAKTAVADGLWARVGSTNMNLASLMGNWEMDVAVTDRDFAAAMEDLFLDDLASAVEISLVRTRVAGGLGFRERRAVERLVLEHPDDRAKPGRAEAREARRRSYRGSEVGRTVGRLARAGSVLVRALVGERMIGREDTGWIAALAVLLFGFAALGIFLPRLLAWPAAFFLFWLAVAALVRLWTQRRPPGAP comes from the coding sequence GTGAGCGACCCGATCCGCGAAGCGAGCCTCCCCGCGCCCCTGCCGGCTCTCCCCGACGAGCCGCGCGCGCTCCGGGCCCCGGGGCACCCCGCGGCCATGCGCACGCTGGTGCGCTACGCCGAGCGGGCCATGGTGCGCGCCTCCGACGCCCTCCAGGTGCGCGGCAACACCGCGCGCCTGCTGGTGGACGGCAGCCGCGCCTTCCCCGCGTGGCTCGAGGCCATCGGCCGCGCCGAGCGCTGGGTGCACCTGGAGAACTACATCCTCCGCCCCGACAAGACGGGGCGCCTCTTCCGCGACGCGCTCTGCGAGAAGGCGCGCGAAGGCGTCCCCGTCCGGCTCCTCTACGACTGGTTCGGCTGCTGGGCCACCCCGCGGCGCTTCTTCCGGCCGCTGAAGGAAGCCGGCGTCGACGTGCGCGCCTTCGCCCCGCCGCAGCTGCAGAACCCGCTCTCGTTCCTGCGCCGCGACCACCGCAAGGTGCTGGCGATCGACGGCGAGTACGCCTCGGTGACCGGGATGTGCATCGGCGACGAGTGGGCGGGCGACCCCGAGCTCGGCATCCTCCCCTGGCGCGACACCGGCGTCGACTTCCGCGGCCCCGTCGTCGCCGTGCTGGACCGCGCCTTCGCCCGCACCTGGGAGGCCGCCGGCGCCCCGCTCCCCCCCGACGAGATCCCCGACCCCGCGCAGGTCGAGCGCGTGGGCGACGTGGGCGTGCGCGTGGTGGAGGGCGAGCCGGGGAAGAGCCGCATCTACCGCCTCTCGCAGTTCGTGGCCGTGGGCGTCGAGCGGCGCTTCTGGATCACCGACCCCTACTTCGTCCTCCCCCCCGCCATGGCCGAGGCGCTCGCCGCCGCCGCCCGCGACGGCGTCGACGTGCGCGTGCTGGTCCCCGCCTACAACAACTGGCCGATCGTGGGCGGCATGTCGCGCGCCGGGTACCGCCCGCTCCTGGAGGCCGGGGTGCGCATCTTCGAGTGGGAGGGGCCCATGATCCACGCCAAGACCGCCGTGGCCGACGGCCTCTGGGCGCGGGTGGGCTCCACCAACATGAACCTGGCCTCGCTGATGGGGAACTGGGAGATGGACGTGGCGGTGACCGACCGCGACTTCGCCGCCGCCATGGAAGACCTCTTCCTGGACGACCTGGCCAGCGCCGTGGAGATCAGCCTGGTGCGCACCCGCGTGGCCGGCGGGCTCGGCTTCCGCGAGCGGCGCGCCGTGGAGCGGCTGGTGCTGGAGCACCCCGACGACCGCGCCAAACCCGGCCGCGCCGAGGCCCGCGAGGCGCGGCGCCGCTCCTACCGCGGCAGCGAGGTGGGGCGCACCGTGGGCCGCCTGGCCCGCGCCGGCTCCGTGCTGGTGCGCGCCCTGGTCGGCGAGCGGATGATCGGGCGCGAGGACACCGGCTGGATCGCCGCCCTGGCCGTCCTCCTCTTCGGCTTCGCCGCGCTCGGCATCTTCCTCCCGCGGCTGCTCGCCTGGCCCGCCGCCTTCTTCCTCTTCTGGCTGGCCGTGGCCGCCCTGGTACGCCTCTGGACCCAGCGCCGCCCCCCCGGCGCCCCGTAG
- a CDS encoding SEC-C metal-binding domain-containing protein: MKRGVRVVHGDKELVEKLGRNDLCPCGSGRRFQEVLHAVEALSTAPPASTTFRE, from the coding sequence GTGAAGCGCGGAGTGCGCGTCGTCCACGGCGACAAGGAGCTGGTCGAGAAGCTCGGGCGCAACGACCTGTGCCCCTGCGGCTCCGGGCGCCGCTTTCAAGAAGTGCTGCATGCCGTCGAAGCGCTTTCGACGGCGCCCCCCGCCAGCACTACTTTCAGGGAGTGA
- a CDS encoding fructosamine kinase family protein yields MLPDAVRREVEARLGAVRSAEPVGGGCINETLRIDTERGPAFLKHHGSAPARFFTAEAEGLAALAAAAGDEVRVPAVLAVSDDRAPGPAWIALEWLEPAPRAADFAERLGRGLAAIHRARTGRWGWDAPNFIGSLPQENPAAPTWADFWRDHRLTPQLDLARFKGRVPATPPEWERLFDRLPELLAPAEEDGPSLLHGDLWGGNVLSAGGAPALIDPAVYRGHREADLAMSELFGGFDARFYAAYEEAWPLLPGYRDVRRGIYQLYYLLVHVNLFGGGYVSQTAETLRRVLAA; encoded by the coding sequence ATGCTCCCGGACGCCGTCCGCCGGGAGGTCGAGGCGCGCCTCGGCGCCGTCCGCTCGGCCGAGCCCGTGGGCGGCGGGTGCATCAACGAGACGCTCCGGATCGACACGGAGCGCGGCCCCGCCTTCCTCAAGCACCACGGCAGCGCCCCCGCGCGCTTCTTCACCGCCGAGGCGGAGGGCCTCGCCGCGCTCGCCGCCGCCGCGGGAGACGAGGTGCGCGTCCCCGCCGTCCTCGCCGTCTCGGACGACAGGGCCCCCGGGCCGGCGTGGATCGCGCTCGAATGGCTGGAGCCCGCCCCCCGCGCCGCGGACTTCGCCGAGCGCCTGGGCCGCGGCCTGGCGGCGATCCACCGCGCGCGGACGGGCCGGTGGGGGTGGGACGCGCCCAACTTCATCGGCTCGCTCCCGCAGGAGAACCCCGCCGCACCCACCTGGGCCGACTTCTGGCGCGACCACCGCCTGACGCCGCAGCTGGACCTGGCGCGCTTCAAGGGCCGCGTCCCCGCCACCCCGCCCGAGTGGGAGCGCCTCTTCGACCGCCTCCCCGAGCTGCTGGCCCCGGCGGAGGAAGACGGCCCCTCGCTGCTGCACGGCGACCTGTGGGGCGGGAACGTGCTCTCCGCCGGCGGCGCCCCCGCGCTCATCGACCCCGCCGTCTACCGTGGCCACCGCGAGGCCGACCTGGCGATGAGCGAGCTGTTCGGCGGCTTCGACGCCCGCTTCTACGCCGCGTACGAAGAGGCCTGGCCGCTCCTCCCCGGCTACCGCGACGTCCGCCGCGGCATCTACCAGCTCTACTACCTGCTGGTGCACGTCAACCTCTTCGGCGGCGGCTACGTCTCCCAGACCGCCGAGACCCTGCGCCGCGTGCTGGCGGCGTAG